The genomic window GGCAGCGGCGTCTACATTGGGATTGCAATcggttctcttcttcttgttaTTGTTGTCATAATAATTGTTATGGTTTTCATACGCCGACGGCGGGATCGTGGGTCATACGTCGTCAGTGCTGCCACTTTGGCAGCGACAGATGCTGATCATGGCAGGAATTTTCGACTCAATAATGATAGGGAACCTGcgaacgacgatgacgtcacgtcaaaaaatcacACTGTGAATTTAGGGAATCCTATCTACGGTTTTTCAGCAAAGGATCAGCACAATAATTAACAAAAGCCTCAAGTGGGCGAATACATCAGAACAAAACGTCTCTCAAGCCGAATCTAAGCGACTCCTCTTTTAAATCGGCCGAACTCGCGTCTTTTATCGTTTGCTTGCGTTATTTGTAAAAATTCTGTTGCGTAACGttggtaatttattaataaaagTTTTGAACGAAATCCTGTGCCTTTGCGTGTATCACGAGTACATGTACTGAACAATCAATGCAGCGGTGGCCCGTATGTtcgggtagggtaaacggtttttcctGGTTTTCTTGAAAAGCCGTACCatacccggacatacgggcatcagACAAAAGCAATAATCTTCTATACTGGCAGTACAAGTTCTCCCGAGTCCAggcaaaaagcaaaataaataaaaatatagaAAAAAGGCAAGAGTAAATGATAAAAAGGCAGCGTCTTCTTGCGTTCGTTATAATGAGGTGGTCCTGCCCAGACCGCTTTTTGCTGATTAGGAAAAGTAGAGCCAATGAAATCTGCTGATAATGCACGTGAACAATTCTGTAATTTTTGGCTGGGTTTGGTTATAGCTCGCTCTTCGGAATTCTTCGCTGCATGGAGAAAGCTTGCTGTCGCTGTGGACATGCAGTGTGGGAGTGTCACTctcctttcgtcgtcgttcttccgtGCTGCTCACTtgagacgaagaacgactCCAGTCCTCAAAAAACGAACGTATATGCCTTGTGTAGTGACGTAGAAACGTCAGAAtgcttggtcagcaaaattcGCCCTCTCTAGCAACAGGCATGCTAATGATTTGCTCAAATTCACCATCGTTGGTGCTAAAAATAGAATAGATTAGGCATCATTTGATCCTACGCGATATCGTTCCTGGAGTCAAGTACAATACTTTGAATTGGGAACGTCGAATAATCTATATTGTTGTATCAATTGAGCAAAATTCAAATTATATGTAACGAGACCCGGAGCGAAGGGATGCACGAGTCCACGAGAGACATCATCAGCGTGCGGTAGGTCATAAAGCGTGGGATTTATTGGGGGTGTACAGTAAGATGCTGCTGCCTGTtatccttcttcttctatctcTGGTCGACTTCGCACAGGTTTCTCTCGCTTATTTGCCTCTTCGATTGCTCTGACTTAATTGCTTTCCTTTGCCAGAGTGACGGTGGCACCGTAGAAATCCAATTCGTCCGGTACAAGAACGCGGcgcacaaagaaaacaaaggcTATTGCTGCGAGTCGTATGCTACGTTTGGCTGCACCGACAACTGCGACAACTATTTCGCAGTCTGTTTTCGCGCATACAACCAGACAAATGACTCTACGTGCATCCATACGCGAACAACAGGCGagttcaacgacgacgttacCTTCAAAACCGGAAAAAACGCTCTTAAAAACAATGTGGATAATCCCTTTTCACTCGATTTCAATAGAGCATGGAAAGTACAGTTGTAGAAATTGATACCACGCGATTCCGCTCGACTAGTACGTGTTGGTCTTAGAACTCTTTCAGTTTGAAAATTACCATAAAGGACAAGGATTATATCGGTGATGATCTCGTCGATATCCTTCGACCTGGAATAGCAAATGCCGGCATTTCGAGTTCGTGGACCAGCTTGACGATTCGAGGAAAGCACAGCAAGACTCTCTCACTAAAATGGCGCGTCCAATGCAATGCAAACTATTACGGCGACTGTACGGTGTACTGCGTGCCAAAAGACACAGACGTCGACGGTCACTACACGTGTAATCCCACAACGGGCGCAAAAATATGCCGGAGCGGCTGGAAGGGAGCCCCTCAATGCAAGACTCGTACAGTTTGACAAAAATATAAATGTAGCCAATACGAATGTGTGTACTTTTATTAGCCATATGCAAGACGGGCTGTAGCACCCAGCATGGTTATTGTAAAAATCCCAATGAATGCATGTAAGTCACATTGGAAGAAACGTTTCGGTATGAGTTGATCTGTCACATCTAGATGTCATTCTGGATGGACTGGGAGTAGTTGCCTAACGTGCGTTGCAAAGAGTGGCTGTGGTACGTAGCGTTCATCCGATGACATATATATGAACTGATTGTTTCTTAGTCAATGGATATTGCATTAACCCTAACGAGTGTATCTGCAATTCTCATTGGTTGGGATCGCTCTGCGATAAAAGTACGTGTCTCACAGTTGACCTGAAATTTAAGTAGCAGTAGCGGTGTTCTGCTCAGGTGGAAATGGATGCAAGGATTCTCCGTGTttgaacggaggaacgtgcacgGTGATTCCAGATAGCTACACCTGTACTTGTCCACAGGATTTCTCCGGCCCAAATTGTGCAATAGGTAggacgaagaaagagaaattacCTGCCTACAAATGAAACTCGTCTGCACCTTTTCAGACATGAATCGTTGCCGAAGCAGCCCCTGTCGTAACAACGGTGCGTGCAGCAATCTTCCTAACAATTTTGCTTGTGACTGTCAGCCTGGCTACACAGGACAGCTTTGCTCAACAGGCAATTGGAAAGTTCTTGAATATCTATCGTTTATTGTCTTATGCAGAAATCGATGAGTGTTCAAGGGATCCTTGTTTGTACGGAAATTGCtcagattttgaaaattcctTCTCTTGCACCTGTCACCCTGGATTCACTGGACGCCTATGTGCTACAGGCAAGCAAGAAAGCAACTACACAGTAAAAAACAGCAGCATTGTGAACCGTTTTGTTTatagatattgacgagtgTGCATCTGGTGTAAACGACTGCGGTGCAAATATGCTATGCGAGAATACGATTGGCGGACACACGTGCAAATGCCAGTCAGGCTATCAGGTCGCTCTCGACGGTCTTTCGTGTCTACTGACTCAATGCGGCGACTTTGATTACTTGTCCAACGCAACGACGAGCGTGCATTTCTCCGAGAGCGATCGAAGAGTTAACTCAACTGCATCGATTGTCTGTGAGCAGGGATACAGTATGAACAATGGAACGAATTCTATTAGTCTGCGTTGTCTCGATGATGGATCGTGGGATGGCAACCCAGTCTCGTGCAAGGGTAAGTTCAGCTAGCACATAAAATAATGATGCGTCGAACTATTAGGCTGGAATTatagatattgacgagtgcAGCAAGTCGCTCGACTCTTGCGATTCGGACGAGGTATGCCACAACACGGAAGGATCGTATGAATGCCAACGAAATGAACCCTCGCCTACGAGCCAAACAAATGAACCCTCGCCTACGAGCCACACAAATGAACCCCAGCCTACGAGCCAAACAAATGAACCCCAGCCTACGAGTCAACCGAAGGAGCCCCAGCCTACAAGTCAACCGAATGAGTCCCAGCCTACGAGCCAGTCGTCTCCGTGTTCTGATGGGGAAACGAATGATTGCGTCAGTGACGGTACACGAGGCTATATGCGACGATATCGTATTCAATCCTCGCCTGTGTAGATCCAAATGCCAAGAACATTGCCGCTGGTGGTTCCGAGCAGACATATGTCTACATTGGAATTGCAATCGGTTGTCTCCTCCTTCTCATTGTCGTCGTAATTATTGTGGTTGTTGCATgccgacgacatcgtcgagCGTTGAACGTCTCGAGCACTCCTGCTATGGTACTGGCAGCGGCCGACGCCGATCATGTTTATGACCGGGTTGTTCGACCTGGCGAAAACGAACGGCTGTAtgactagataatgatggccttttgtgagccatcatgtgatccccgaacaccctcagcACGCTATCTAATTCTTTTTACTctaattttagaaaagcctaTGTGCATCACACTGCCTAACCACGTTAGTTGGCATGCCTTATTTTCCGCAAAAAACCTACGATTAATTTGACCTCTTATGTGACCCAGAGCTACACCTCCCTACCGCAACCTTTGCGCCTTCggcccattatcagctcgcagttgggtttgcgtgctgcaagctttgctcgcagcacgacaaactcaacgtgctcctttactgcaTTCCCTTGATAAAGCTATTTGTTACGTGCCTGATATGTTTATTTAGATATAACAGTACTGTTATATCACGGATTCTAGAAAGAGAGGGATTAGAAACACCAGTACATTGAGTGGATCCATGCTCGCCtcggccacgcccccttatCGGTTGTGACCCCGCTCAAGAAACGCCCGATTTCTCCGAATCCGAAGGTTCTCTAGCCTTCTAGGCAACTCGAAAAGGTTACTAAGGGTGTAAATAATGCTTCTAAATGTAGCTTTTTACAAGCGACGGTTCCCTAAAGCCCGTTTTTTCAACATGCGACTTTGTGTAGCTTTCCTGATCGTTCTGCAGGCTTTCGGAACCGCAAAGTACATTCTAACTCTAGGctaacgacgtcaaagtgcaactgACATCTTCAAAAGCATCTGCGTTTCACGATTgtcgagacgaagacgattttcgagcATGCACCCTTCTTACGAGGGTACAAATTTGTCTTGATCTCGACAATCGTGAAACGCAGATGCTTTTGAAGATGTcagttgcactttgacgtcgttagCCTAGAGTTAGAATGTACTTTGCGGTTCCGAAAGCCTGCAGAACGATCAGGAAAGCTACACAAAGTCGCATGTTGAAAAAACGGGCTTTAGGGAACCGTCGCTTGTAAAAAGCTACATTTAGAAGCATTATTTACACCCTTAGTAACCTTTTCGAGTTGCCTAGAAGGCTAGAGAACCTTCGGATTCGGAGAAATCGGGCGTTTCTTGAGCGGG from Oscarella lobularis chromosome 1, ooOscLobu1.1, whole genome shotgun sequence includes these protein-coding regions:
- the LOC136193203 gene encoding protein jagged-1-like, producing MWIIPFHSISIEHGNLKITIKDKDYIGDDLVDILRPGIANAGISSSWTSLTIRGKHSKTLSLKWRVQCNANYYGDCTVYCVPKDTDVDGHYTCNPTTGAKICRSGWKGAPQCKTPICKTGCSTQHGYCKNPNECICHSGWTGSSCLTCVAKSGCVNGYCINPNECICNSHWLGSLCDKSGNGCKDSPCLNGGTCTVIPDSYTCTCPQDFSGPNCAIDMNRCRSSPCRNNGACSNLPNNFACDCQPGYTGQLCSTEIDECSRDPCLYGNCSDFENSFSCTCHPGFTGRLCATDIDECASGVNDCGANMLCENTIGGHTCKCQSGYQVALDGLSCLLTQCGDFDYLSNATTSVHFSESDRRVNSTASIVCEQGYSMNNGTNSISLRCLDDGSWDGNPVSCKDIDECSKSLDSCDSDEVCHNTEGSYECQRNEPSPTSQTNEPSPTSHTNEPQPTSQTNEPQPTSQPKEPQPTSQPNESQPTSQSSPCSDGETNDCVSDDPNAKNIAAGGSEQTYVYIGIAIGCLLLLIVVVIIVVVACRRHRRALNVSSTPAMVLAAADADHVYDRVVRPGENERLYD